One window of the Streptomyces sp. NBC_00259 genome contains the following:
- a CDS encoding ATP-dependent helicase, which produces MSSSTSTGRTPHRRVRQGASPRPQEHRGRIPGAYRLVRTSPGPVDPPLLDASQREVVDHDHGPLLVLAGPGTGKTTTLVEAVASRIARGADPERLLVLTFSRKAAVELRDRTAVRLGGARAPQATTFHSFCYALVRAHQDADLFAEPLRLLSGPEQDVAVRDLLAGQLDLEREGRAGAGWPAELRACLTTRGFADEVRAVLARSRELGLGPDALAAFARRTGRPDWKAAAAFLAEYLDVLDLQGVLDYAELVHRAALLAEGPGTGERLAERYDAVFVDEYQDTDPAQVRLLRALAGGGRTLVAFGDPDQSIYTFRGADVNGILDFPGTFRRADGRPAPVAVLTTSRRSGAELLSATRVLTRRMPLTRLPSDKVRAHRELAAVRAGGRVEAYTYPTASTELDNIADILRRAHLEEGVSWNEMAVLVRAGNRSLPATRRALTSAGVPVETDGDDIPLRHEPAVAPLLTALRVAATPTAQAAAEDAAGSAGRSVAAEDAAGQPEAVGDTPGPAGQPEAAGDTPGPAGQPPEAGQAAGSAGQPVDAAAPEPSPPVESTGPAAPGAVAPAPRTPEGAPEQETRLGPDTAIALLTSPLGGMDTADLRRLGRALRDEERAAGNRVPPPSDVLIARALAEPERFTAHDPAYARGAQRLGVLLRKARELLDGGGTAEEALWELWTGTPWPQRLERAALRGGAAGRNADRDLDAVCALFDTAARAEERTGGRGALNFLEELEAQDIAADTLSRRPERPAAVRLMTAHRSKGLEWGLVVVAGAQEGLWPDLRRRGSLLEADRIGHDGLAEPLTPGALLAEERRLFYVAATRARDRLVVTAVKAPADDGDQPSRFLTELGVEPRDVTGRPRRPLAVAPLVAELRATTVDPDASAALRDAAARRLARLAALTDDEGQSLVPAAHPSRWWGLYDPTHSGVPLRDRDHPVTLSGSALDQLANTCALQWFLGREVKADAPATAAQGFGNVVHVLADEVASGRTPADLDVLMERLDSVWDALAFDAPWKSQQEKGQARVALERFLRWHVMDRDGRTPAATEHDFDVTLEAGAYEVRIRGSMDRVEQDEQGRAYVVDFKTGKQAPTRDEVAHHPQLAVYQLAVREGAVDEVFDGRRPAPGGAELVQLRRPAPQKEGGESLPRVQSQEPLSGEWVGELLATAAGRVLDERFTPSTGSQCDHCAFRSSCSARPEGRHVVE; this is translated from the coding sequence GTGAGCTCCTCCACTTCCACCGGGCGTACCCCGCACCGACGGGTGCGGCAAGGGGCTTCCCCGCGCCCGCAGGAGCACAGGGGGAGGATCCCGGGCGCGTACCGACTGGTGCGTACCTCGCCGGGCCCGGTGGATCCCCCTCTCCTGGACGCGTCCCAGCGCGAGGTGGTTGACCATGACCACGGGCCTCTTCTCGTGCTCGCGGGGCCCGGGACGGGGAAGACGACGACGCTGGTGGAGGCGGTGGCGTCACGGATCGCGCGCGGCGCGGATCCGGAGCGGCTCCTGGTGCTGACCTTCAGCCGCAAGGCGGCGGTCGAACTGCGCGACCGTACGGCGGTGCGGCTCGGCGGCGCCCGGGCGCCACAGGCCACCACCTTCCACTCGTTCTGCTACGCCCTGGTCCGCGCGCACCAGGACGCGGATCTGTTCGCCGAGCCGCTGCGGCTGCTGTCCGGTCCCGAGCAGGACGTGGCGGTACGCGACCTGCTGGCGGGCCAGCTCGACCTGGAACGGGAAGGCCGCGCGGGGGCGGGCTGGCCCGCCGAGCTGCGGGCCTGCCTGACCACACGCGGCTTCGCGGACGAGGTACGGGCCGTGCTCGCCCGGAGCCGTGAGCTGGGCCTCGGCCCGGACGCGCTGGCGGCCTTCGCCCGGCGTACCGGACGGCCCGACTGGAAGGCGGCCGCGGCGTTCCTCGCCGAGTATCTGGACGTCCTGGACCTGCAGGGCGTCCTCGACTACGCCGAACTCGTCCACCGCGCCGCACTCCTCGCCGAAGGGCCGGGGACGGGGGAGCGGCTCGCCGAGCGGTACGACGCCGTCTTCGTCGACGAGTACCAGGACACCGACCCGGCCCAGGTCCGGCTGCTGCGGGCACTGGCCGGGGGCGGCCGCACGCTGGTCGCCTTCGGCGACCCCGATCAGTCGATCTACACGTTCCGAGGCGCCGATGTGAACGGCATCCTCGACTTCCCGGGAACCTTCCGCCGCGCCGACGGGCGCCCGGCTCCGGTCGCGGTCCTCACGACGTCCCGCCGTTCGGGGGCCGAGCTGCTGTCCGCGACCCGCGTGCTCACTCGGCGCATGCCGCTGACCCGGCTGCCCTCGGACAAGGTCCGCGCGCACCGGGAGCTGGCCGCGGTCCGCGCGGGCGGCCGCGTCGAGGCGTACACGTACCCCACCGCCTCCACGGAACTCGACAACATCGCGGACATCCTCCGCCGCGCCCACCTGGAGGAGGGTGTCTCCTGGAACGAGATGGCGGTCCTCGTCCGCGCGGGCAACCGCAGCCTCCCCGCGACCCGCCGCGCCCTCACCTCGGCCGGCGTCCCGGTCGAGACGGACGGCGACGACATCCCCCTGCGTCACGAGCCGGCGGTCGCGCCCCTGCTGACCGCACTCCGCGTGGCCGCCACGCCGACGGCGCAGGCCGCTGCGGAAGACGCTGCCGGTTCCGCCGGGCGGTCGGTGGCCGCGGAGGATGCTGCCGGGCAGCCGGAGGCCGTGGGGGACACCCCCGGTCCGGCCGGGCAGCCGGAGGCCGCGGGGGACACCCCCGGTCCGGCCGGTCAGCCGCCCGAGGCGGGGCAGGCCGCGGGTTCCGCCGGACAGCCGGTGGACGCGGCGGCACCGGAGCCGTCGCCGCCCGTGGAGTCCACGGGCCCGGCCGCCCCGGGTGCCGTGGCGCCCGCCCCCCGGACTCCCGAGGGCGCACCGGAGCAGGAGACCCGGCTCGGTCCCGACACCGCCATCGCCCTGCTCACCTCTCCCCTCGGCGGCATGGACACGGCCGACCTGCGGCGTCTGGGACGCGCCCTCCGCGACGAGGAGCGGGCCGCGGGCAACCGTGTGCCGCCGCCCTCGGACGTGCTCATCGCCCGCGCTCTCGCCGAACCCGAGCGGTTCACCGCCCATGACCCCGCCTACGCCCGCGGTGCCCAGCGGCTGGGCGTGCTGCTGCGCAAGGCGCGCGAGCTCCTCGACGGCGGGGGGACCGCGGAGGAGGCCCTCTGGGAGCTGTGGACCGGCACCCCCTGGCCGCAGCGCCTGGAGCGGGCCGCCCTGCGCGGTGGCGCGGCCGGCCGCAACGCCGACCGCGACCTCGACGCCGTCTGCGCCCTGTTCGACACCGCCGCCCGCGCGGAGGAGCGCACCGGCGGCCGCGGCGCCCTCAACTTCCTGGAGGAGCTGGAGGCCCAGGACATCGCCGCCGACACCCTCAGCCGCCGCCCCGAACGCCCGGCCGCCGTCCGCCTGATGACCGCCCACCGGTCCAAGGGCCTCGAATGGGGCCTCGTCGTCGTCGCCGGTGCCCAGGAAGGACTCTGGCCCGACCTTCGCCGCCGCGGCTCCCTCCTCGAAGCCGACCGCATCGGCCACGACGGGCTCGCCGAACCCCTCACCCCGGGCGCGCTCCTCGCCGAGGAGCGCCGACTGTTCTACGTCGCCGCGACCCGTGCCCGTGACCGCCTCGTCGTCACCGCCGTCAAGGCACCCGCCGACGACGGTGACCAGCCCTCCCGCTTCCTCACCGAACTCGGCGTCGAGCCGCGCGACGTCACCGGCCGCCCACGCCGCCCGCTCGCCGTGGCGCCCCTCGTCGCGGAACTGCGCGCCACCACGGTCGACCCCGACGCCTCCGCCGCGCTCCGCGACGCCGCCGCCCGCCGGCTCGCCCGGCTCGCCGCGCTCACCGACGACGAGGGCCAGTCCCTCGTGCCCGCCGCCCACCCCTCCCGCTGGTGGGGCCTGTACGACCCGACGCACAGCGGTGTGCCGCTGCGCGACCGCGACCACCCCGTCACCCTCTCCGGCAGCGCCCTCGACCAGCTCGCCAACACCTGCGCGCTGCAGTGGTTCCTGGGGCGCGAGGTCAAGGCGGACGCCCCCGCCACCGCCGCCCAGGGCTTCGGCAACGTCGTCCACGTCCTCGCCGACGAGGTCGCCTCCGGCCGTACCCCCGCGGATCTCGACGTCCTCATGGAACGTCTCGACTCGGTCTGGGACGCGCTCGCCTTCGACGCCCCCTGGAAGTCCCAGCAGGAGAAGGGGCAGGCGCGCGTCGCGCTCGAACGCTTCCTCCGCTGGCACGTCATGGACCGCGACGGCCGCACGCCCGCCGCGACCGAGCACGACTTCGACGTGACCCTCGAAGCGGGCGCCTACGAAGTGCGGATCCGCGGCTCCATGGACCGCGTCGAACAGGACGAGCAGGGCCGCGCGTACGTCGTCGACTTCAAGACCGGCAAGCAGGCGCCGACGAGGGACGAGGTCGCGCACCACCCCCAGCTCGCCGTGTACCAGCTCGCCGTCCGCGAGGGCGCCGTCGACGAGGTCTTCGACGGCCGCCGCCCGGCACCCGGCGGCGCCGAACTCGTACAGCTGCGCCGGCCCGCCCCCCAGAAGGAGGGCGGGGAGAGCCTCCCGCGCGTCCAGTCGCAGGAGCCGCTCAGCGGCGAATGGGTCGGCGAGCTGCTCGCCACCGCCGCGGGCCGCGTCCTCGACGAACGCTTCACACCGAGCACCGGATCGCAGTGCGACCACTGCGCGTTCCGCTCCTCGTGCAGTGCCCGGCCCGAGGGGCGCCACGTCGTCGAATGA
- a CDS encoding ATP-dependent DNA helicase has product MSARITDPEQLKELLGIPFTPEQTACITAPPAPQVIVAGAGSGKTTVMAARVVWLVGTGRVAPEQVLGLTFTNKAAGELAERVRTALVRAGVTDPDTIDPDNPPGEPRISTYHAFAGQLLTDHGLRIGLEPTARLLADATRFQLAARTLREAPGPYPALTKSFPTLVSELLALDAELAEHLVAPEDLLAHDSRLLRTLESAKLTNADLRKVPEAAAARRELLDLVVRYRAAKRSRDLLDFGDQIALSAELARTRPEVGRILRDEFRVVLLDEYQDTSVAQRLLLSGLFGGGSGHPVTAVGDPCQAIYGWRGASVANLDDFPEHFPYADGSPATRYSLSENRRSGGRLLGLANGLAEPLRARHEGVEALRPAPGAERDGTVRIALLPTHAEEIEWLADSIAHLVRTGKEPGEIAVLCRTAGDFAGIQGALVARDIPVEVVGLSGLLHLPEVADLVAVCEVLQDPGANASLVRLLTGPRWRIGARDLALLGRRARLLVHRAKDDGADPDERLAAAVEGTDPAEVISLADALDTFLEQAGADDGLPFSADARIRFARLATELRELRRSLADPLMDVLHRVLGATGLDVELSASPHALAARRRETLANFLDIAASFASLDGEASLLAFLGFLRTAAQYEKGLDNALPGGENTVKVLTAHKSKGLEWDVVAVPGLVADQFPSTRSRESWTSQAKVLPHVLRGDADTLPDVTSWDARGLKAFKEDMRDHQHTEELRLGYVTFTRPRSLLLGSAHWWGPTQKRRRGPSAFLHALYDHCAAGHGEIEAWTEEPEEDAENPALQEKAAEQAWPLPLDPAALARRRAAADLVLAHLDSAAVQAPGRLHEPERANDPERLHEPEPSHDPEPPLDDLWPEDEQAWADEQAWSEEETWAGEEPWDTEPASGADHPDAEDAEDAEDAEDAEDGAGAFARPGEAGARPRLPAQRAEPLAPEDARVIASWDRDLEALAGELRRARASVRDVPVPASLSASQLLRIAADPDGFAQELARPMPRPPQRAARRGTRFHAWVESRFEELPLPMLGPDELPGSDPDEAGIADERDLAVLKEAFERTPYAHRVPYRLEAPVQLTLAGRVIRGRIDAVYRDEATGTFEIVDWKTSRARDADPLQLAVYRLAWAEQHGLPPESVAAAFVYVRTGEVVRPDGLPGRAALERVLLGDRVPEPVPDRAAGGPAPGAG; this is encoded by the coding sequence GTGTCCGCACGCATCACCGACCCCGAGCAGCTCAAGGAGCTCCTCGGCATCCCGTTCACCCCGGAGCAGACGGCCTGCATCACCGCACCGCCCGCCCCGCAGGTCATCGTGGCCGGAGCCGGTTCGGGCAAGACGACGGTGATGGCCGCACGGGTGGTGTGGCTCGTGGGCACCGGCCGGGTCGCCCCCGAGCAGGTCCTCGGTCTGACCTTCACCAACAAGGCCGCCGGAGAGCTCGCCGAGCGCGTGCGAACGGCGCTGGTGCGGGCCGGAGTCACCGACCCGGACACGATCGACCCCGACAACCCGCCGGGCGAGCCCCGAATCTCGACGTACCACGCCTTCGCCGGACAGCTCCTCACCGACCACGGCCTGCGCATCGGCCTGGAGCCGACCGCGCGGCTCCTCGCCGACGCCACCCGCTTCCAGCTCGCCGCGCGAACGCTGCGCGAGGCCCCGGGGCCCTACCCCGCGCTGACCAAGTCGTTCCCCACCCTGGTCAGCGAACTGCTCGCGCTCGACGCCGAGCTTGCCGAGCATCTCGTGGCTCCCGAGGACCTGCTCGCCCACGACTCCAGGCTCCTGCGCACCCTGGAGTCCGCCAAGCTCACCAACGCGGACCTGAGGAAGGTCCCCGAGGCCGCGGCCGCCCGCCGTGAGCTCCTCGACCTCGTCGTCCGCTACCGCGCGGCCAAGCGCTCCCGCGACCTCCTCGACTTCGGCGACCAGATCGCCCTCTCCGCGGAGCTCGCGCGCACCCGCCCCGAGGTGGGCCGCATCCTGCGCGACGAGTTCCGGGTGGTTTTGCTCGACGAGTACCAGGACACGTCCGTGGCCCAGCGGCTGCTGCTGTCAGGACTGTTCGGCGGGGGCAGCGGCCATCCCGTCACCGCCGTCGGCGACCCCTGCCAGGCGATCTACGGCTGGCGCGGCGCGTCCGTGGCCAACCTGGACGACTTCCCCGAGCACTTCCCGTACGCGGACGGCAGCCCCGCCACCCGCTACTCGCTCAGCGAGAACCGGCGCAGCGGTGGCCGCCTCCTCGGCCTCGCGAACGGCCTCGCCGAACCCCTGCGCGCACGGCACGAAGGCGTCGAGGCCCTGCGTCCCGCGCCGGGCGCCGAGCGCGACGGCACCGTACGGATCGCGCTGCTGCCCACCCACGCCGAGGAGATCGAGTGGCTCGCCGACTCGATCGCCCATCTCGTCCGCACCGGCAAGGAGCCGGGCGAGATCGCGGTCCTGTGCCGTACGGCGGGGGACTTCGCGGGGATCCAGGGCGCCCTCGTGGCCCGCGACATCCCGGTGGAGGTCGTCGGGCTCTCCGGGCTGCTGCATCTCCCCGAGGTCGCCGATCTGGTCGCCGTCTGCGAAGTCCTCCAGGACCCGGGCGCCAACGCCTCGCTCGTGCGGCTCCTCACCGGACCGCGCTGGCGCATCGGAGCCCGCGACCTGGCCCTGCTGGGGCGCCGCGCCCGTCTCCTCGTCCACCGCGCCAAGGACGACGGGGCGGACCCCGACGAGCGGCTCGCCGCGGCCGTCGAAGGCACCGACCCGGCCGAGGTGATCTCGCTCGCCGACGCGCTCGACACCTTCCTGGAGCAGGCCGGAGCGGACGACGGGCTGCCGTTCTCCGCCGATGCCCGGATCCGCTTCGCCCGACTCGCCACCGAACTGCGCGAGCTGCGGCGCTCGCTCGCCGACCCGCTGATGGACGTGCTCCACCGCGTCCTGGGCGCCACCGGCCTGGACGTGGAGCTGTCCGCCTCACCACACGCCCTGGCCGCCCGCCGCCGTGAGACGCTCGCCAACTTCCTGGACATCGCGGCCTCCTTCGCCTCGCTGGACGGCGAGGCGAGCCTGCTCGCCTTCCTCGGCTTCCTGCGCACGGCCGCGCAGTACGAGAAGGGCCTCGACAACGCCCTGCCCGGTGGGGAGAACACGGTGAAGGTGCTCACCGCCCACAAGTCCAAGGGACTGGAGTGGGACGTCGTCGCGGTCCCCGGACTGGTCGCCGACCAGTTCCCCAGCACCCGCTCCCGGGAGTCCTGGACCTCCCAGGCGAAGGTCCTGCCCCATGTGCTGCGCGGCGACGCCGACACCCTCCCCGACGTCACCTCTTGGGACGCCAGGGGACTCAAGGCGTTCAAGGAGGACATGAGGGACCATCAGCACACGGAGGAACTCCGCCTGGGCTATGTGACCTTCACCCGCCCCCGCTCCCTCCTCCTCGGCTCGGCCCACTGGTGGGGTCCCACCCAGAAGCGCCGCCGCGGCCCCTCCGCCTTCCTGCACGCCCTGTACGACCACTGCGCGGCGGGTCACGGCGAGATCGAGGCCTGGACCGAGGAGCCGGAGGAGGACGCGGAGAACCCGGCCCTGCAGGAGAAGGCGGCCGAGCAGGCCTGGCCCCTGCCCCTGGACCCGGCGGCGCTGGCCCGCCGCCGCGCGGCCGCCGACCTGGTGCTCGCGCACCTGGACTCCGCCGCGGTGCAAGCGCCGGGCCGGCTGCACGAGCCGGAGCGAGCGAACGACCCGGAGCGGTTGCACGAGCCGGAGCCGTCGCACGACCCGGAGCCGCCCCTGGACGATCTCTGGCCGGAGGACGAACAGGCGTGGGCGGACGAGCAGGCCTGGTCGGAAGAGGAGACGTGGGCGGGCGAAGAGCCGTGGGACACCGAGCCGGCGTCCGGTGCGGACCATCCTGACGCCGAGGACGCCGAGGACGCCGAGGACGCCGAGGACGCCGAGGACGGTGCAGGCGCGTTCGCGCGGCCCGGTGAGGCCGGTGCCCGGCCCCGCCTCCCCGCGCAGCGCGCCGAGCCCCTCGCGCCCGAGGACGCCAGGGTCATCGCCTCCTGGGACCGCGATCTCGAAGCCCTCGCCGGCGAGCTCCGCCGCGCCCGCGCGTCCGTGCGCGACGTGCCCGTACCGGCGTCGCTGTCCGCCTCCCAGCTGCTGCGGATCGCCGCCGACCCGGACGGCTTCGCGCAGGAACTGGCGCGCCCCATGCCCCGCCCGCCGCAGCGGGCCGCCCGCCGTGGCACCCGCTTCCACGCCTGGGTCGAGTCGCGCTTCGAGGAGCTGCCGCTACCCATGCTGGGGCCCGACGAGCTGCCCGGGAGCGATCCGGACGAGGCGGGGATCGCGGACGAGCGCGACCTCGCCGTGCTCAAGGAGGCCTTCGAGCGCACCCCGTACGCCCACCGCGTCCCCTACCGGCTCGAGGCGCCCGTCCAGCTCACCCTCGCGGGCCGCGTCATCCGGGGCCGTATCGACGCCGTCTATCGCGACGAGGCCACGGGGA